From uncultured Desulfobacter sp.:
CCTGTTCGATGACGGTCTTCACAATGGAAATGGATCCCGGGATGCGGGTGATAAACGGGATATCTTCTAAGTAACACAACCGAACAATCAAGCCACAACTATCTCTAATCCAAGAGATTTAGCCTGATTTATTGTAAATATTCGGGTTAGTCATTTTTAGGTTTATTTGAGTAAAGCCTTAAAATTCTGGTCCAAAGGATAAACCCAAACGTCTTTGATTGGAACAATTACTGTCCCTTTCTTTGGGTTAGCACCTAATTTACCACGCCCTTTAGTTTCTCCAACAATTTGCCAATTTGCGGCTTTATAACAGGTTCCTGCGAAACGATCTTTTTGAACAAACGTCTCAAGCATTACAGGCCGGATGTTATATTTGTTGTGCCAATCATTCGGGAGTCGGTGTGTTATCAACGAAAGAATTTTGGATGCTAAATTTTTCGATTGAATCCACGGCAAAATAAGGAACCTGGCATTATTCACAATCAAATGCAAATTTGCCTTTCTTTGATCATGAGTCCATCCAATAAACTGATCTCTTGGTGCGGTTTGCCAAGCCGCTGCACCAAACCCTGCCAGGGCAACGATTTGTTCGCCGGCAGTGATGAAATATCGAAGTTGGGCACCCGGCAAAGGCTTATGCCCAAGATAATGATACCTTTCGATGTATTCATTCCACAAAGCAGATGTCGCTCTGGTAACGATCTGCGAATTAAGTTCCGCCAAACGGTGAACCGGACAGACAATCCGGTGTTGCGGATCAGTAGCTGACGTTAATTTAATGCGTCTATCAGGCCTTTTTTTCCGAGTAGATGGCGGCAGGCATATGACTCCATCTTTTTTCATCTTCAGCATCGCAACACGGCACGACATATCTTTGGTTTTCCCATCGGGTTTAAACCATTGGAGAATCCGGCAGGCCTCTATTGAAAGTCGTGTTCGGTTGAACTGGGGGTTATTTTTTATGAGAGCCCTGATTTGTGTTATTTCTGTTGGGGTGAAAACCCGGCCACAGTATCGGATCATGATGTATCTATCGGTTTTGACAATTTATCCAGGCGGGCCTCATCCATTTCCCAGGGAAGAAATTGTGATAATTCTTCAGGTGCTTTCCCATGGTTTACAGCGCAGGCGTTAAGGTATGAATTTAACCAGTGGTGACAGTTTAGTCCCCATAAATCCAAGGTTTTAAAAAGTGAAAACATCATCGCTGCCAGTTGGGCGCTCCATACACTTCCTGAACCATAAAAATTTTTACGACCTGTTACAGGATTGCGAATGGCATTTTCACCTTTATTATTATCCATGGGGACTTCCGGGTGTTCGACAAACACACTCAATCCGTCCCAATGGTTTTTCAGGCTTTTCATAATTTTGTATTTGGCATTGGATAATACCGTCAAATTAGGGTTATCGGGATCGTGTGATTCTATAAATGCATTTCGGTCCTGCGTCATTTCGTTCATCTTTTGAATCAAAGATTCGTGTTGCTTTTTGAATGATTCCGACTGCCATTCCACAGGAAATGCTTTATTAAAGGATGCACAACGCAGATTGTTTATATGATACAGCTCTCCGATTTTTTCGATCCAGCTAAATGTCCATTCTTCCAGTTCCGGATACTTCCTGGCAGCATCCAGAAAATCACGTCGGACGTGTGCCCAACAAAAGGCCAAAATAATGAAAGGCATTTTGTTAGCTAATGCTTTATAAGCGCTATACCGGTCGCAGATAACAATGATTTTACTTTTCCGGGTATTTTCAAAATAGGATATCGGAACATCTGCACCTCGTCCTTGCGCAATCATGAAATACACAACGGATTCAGAACGACTGACCCATAACCACCATTTATTGCCAATTTTACCTATAATTTTTTCAAAGACCTTCCAGATGCTTTCATCTTGATGGAATCTGTCTTCGGTCATTTGCTGAAGGTAAAGCCTGTTGTAGATGGGTTGAAATAATTCTTTAAGATTTTTCAAACCACCTGAAATTGTACCGGCCGAAATGGGTAAACCAAGCTCCCCATACTGATTTAAGAGACGATTGGTCGGCTGGCAATAATGAAATTTGTTCAACAAAACATCTGTCCAGATTGAAATGCCGTATGGGCTTTTGGGCATCAGTTTTGGAGGTATCGGCGCAGTAAGAGCTTGAGGCACTCCTTTACATGAGCATATTTTTGTCCCTGTTTGGCGGACAATTCTCCTTGTGTAGGCTTTGACTTCAACCTCAATAATTTGGGTTTCAGGCCCCGTATTCTCATCAAGTGCGTAGGGCAACCCGCAACAAGGACATACTGGATTTTCCGGAAAACAAGCTTTCTCTTCTACGACGGGAAGGTCAGGACGCTCTGTCAGGCCGTGACCTTCACTTCCAGGTTGTTGGCCACGAGGCCTTTTGTCCTTATTTGTTTTTGGATCGGTTTTTTCTGTTTTTGACGTTTTCTTTTCACTTTTTTTTCCAAATAGCCGGTTTTTTAGATCCCGGATTTGGCCATCTTTTTCTTTTATCTCCTGCTTGAGCCTCTCTTCTCGCAAAAGAGCTTTTTGGTGCATGGATTTCCAATAACCCACCTGGTTTTTTAATGCCAGATATTCTCCCTCTGGGATTGAAATATATGGCTGTGAGTCGGTCGGTTGATCAATAACCCGACCATCAATTTGATGGATGCACGCTGCGGATAAATTTTGACAAGAAAACACCATACTTCTTCTTGTATCAATATTTTATGTCCGTGTCCCGTTTTTTTTTTTGAGGTGGGAGAAAAAATAATTACTAACCCGAATATTTACGATTTATTACACGCTTTTTCAAACGCTTCTGATGTGTCTTTTCCTGTTCAGAAAAAACCGAATCATCGAAAGCTTTCTTGTTCTTGATGAGGTGATAGATGATGCGGGCCAATTTGTGGGCGGTGGAGGTGATCGCTTTTGGTGCGCCGTGACGGGCACGCATTCTACGGAAATAATCACCGAGATATGATTTGCTTTTCCAAAGCGAGTTAGCAGAAAGCCGAAGCGCGTGAGCTAATCGATTGGACCCGGGACGGGTATGTGATGAAAGCACTTTTCCACCGCTGATTTTATTGTTGGGACATAAACCGAGCCAAGAGCAGAAATGGCCGACAGTTTTAAATTGGGATAAATCCGGGCCAACTTCGGTGAATACGACGTGGGCCGTCAATTCGCTGATACCATCTATCAGTGTTAAATCCGTCCCCAGAATACGATGCATGTGGGTTTTGACATCAAAATTAGGCGTATTGGCCTTTGGTTTCCGTCCGCCCTTTTTGCCAGGCGGCGGTTTTATATCATCAATATAAATACGGGATTCAAATTCTTTCAAATGGTTTTCAATTTCAACATCACAATCCATGATCAACTGGCGGTAATTACGATAGGATTGAACTGTCTGCTCAAGTGTAAAAAGATGCTCCCGTCGATAATCTCCCGTCAGCGATTTGACAATTGTCTGCTTTGTGGCCTTTATCCGTCGATCTTTCAATTCAGCTAATTTTTTAGGATTTCGCTCTCCGGCAAGAATTGCATCAATAATTGCCATTCCGGTAACGCCGGTAATATCGCTGATGACGTTGTGAATCTGTAGATTCATCTGGGTCAGAGATTTTTGAATATGCTGGATATGGGAAGAAGCGGATTTAACCAGATTATCTCTGTGCCTGAGTAAGGACCGGACGGCGCAAATATCCTGTGCAGGCCGGAATGAACCTCGCAACAAACCGACAGAATGAAGATATTGGAGCCATTGACAATCCTGAACATCAGTTTTGCGGCCAGGCACATTTTTAACGTGTCTAGCGTTAACCAGGATAACCTCAAATCCATATGCATCTAAAATTTGGAAAACAGGTATCCAGTATACGCCTGTGGATTCCATGGCAATCGAATCAATATCGCAACTTTTTAGCCACCTGGCTGCGTCATGCAAATCATCGGTAAATGTATCAAAACATTTTACCGGATCATCTGATCTATCACCAGGGACGGCGATGTAGATCTCTGTAGCACCAATGTCGATGCCAGCAGCGTTAGGATGGATTGCATTCAGGTTCTCAATTCCACTTTTGCTCTTTTTCCCGGTATTTTTTGCCATTTTCATCCTTTTCTATTCAGGGAAATGGTGGTGGCCGGATGGTGATACAATGTATTCTTCTAAACGGGATAGACCAGTATTCCCTTAAGGATATACTACTTCACCAATGCTCGGTTCACGTCATCCGGGGCCACGCTTTCGAACGGGTTCCTGCTGCGATAACAGAAGACACCATTGACTATCCGGCCTACTTCGCACCACCGAGTATAAAATCATCATAAGCATGATGCTCCGTAGTGCGAATGTTATTTGTAGGTTTGGTCCCGGTTGGGGCCGGGGGGAGCGCTTTCAAGTTGGAAGCATTGGATTTGGTATACCCTTTCGAATCCATAACCAGGTAACGAGGGGTATTGCTCGCTTTGAACTAACGGATAAGTTCACTGCTGCGTTCTTTGAACACGGTATTGTCCGAAGCATTCCCGTCCCAGCACTTACACAAAATGGGAATGCCACCATCTTGGGACACCATCAGCTCCAGCACAGCCTGTTTCAAATCAGGACGATGATCCTTGGAGTAACCATGAGTTATTTTGATGGCATGTGCATCCGAATCCGGAAGATATTCTCCGGTTAATGAAAAAGATGAGGTGTCCAGATGGTTGAAAAGCAAATGGATACTTTCCGACCGACAGGCAGATGAGGATATTTCGTTGAAAAGCAATTCAGAGCCGTAGTCGACCGCATCATCAAGACTGCGCCCCAGCTTGTAGTGATTGAAGTCCGAGGCTTTCACTCTTGGACGGAACAAAACATCCAGCGGCTTGTTTTCGAAAAATTGAGGCGTCAGCGACAGCGGCCGATTGGAAAAACCCAGTCCATTTAGAACCATGCCGGCGATAGCTTCTCCGGCACTGATATTTTCCTTCTCATCTTTTGGTATGCGGGAGTCAATCATTTCGATGATTTTCAAATCCTTGATAACGCCGGCAACAATACCCAAGTGGTCAATACGTTCGACTGTGACGGTTTCCAATGTTTGGCCCTCTGTGTGTGTTGATTATAATGGTGCAAAGAGGGTATATTCAAATTTTTTAAAATTCAACTGCTCAATGTCGACTTGATTCACTCTATCCTCCTTTGCTAAACACCCCCCCCTTGTAGTCAAAATAATACCCTGTGCAAATAATGTTGGCACAAAACTTGTAAATACAAGCAAACGAAGTGTTGACAAAATGTATCTAAATATCGCCCCACCTGGATTTTAACATTTAAGGCACAATATCATAAATAAACCTCCCATTTTAATCCATGCCATCAATCTTGCTATACAGGATTAATGGCATTGTGAAATGGCCGATTGGCACACTTTGTCATCCAGGCTGATTTGGATAATTCTATTTTGATTTTGTGCCTAATCGAATTGCATTAGAGCAGCGTGCCCTTTAAATTGTTACCCTCACTGGCCTTTTCTATTTATAAGAAGCAATTTAATTTTTAAAACATAATTATATGAGGAACTTGGTTTATGAATTTGAAAGTCAATCAGGAAAGTTTGCATGATGTCATGATAATTGGCAGCTCCTTAAAGATGAAGAAAATTATGAATATGATATACCGAATTGCCCCATCATCCTTACCAGTACTGATCACAGGCCCGACCGGATGTGGAAAAGAGGTGATCGCCTCTGTAGTTCACCTCATAGGCGGGGACCCCGACCTGCCCTTTGTCGACCTGAACTGCGCGGCCATTCCGGAGACACTGATAGAATCCCTGTTGTTCGGCCATGAAAGAGGAGTCTTTACTGGAGCAATGGGAAAGCATCAGGGATACCTCTCCATCGCAAGCAACGGAACCCTGTTCCTCGATGAGATCGGAGAGCTTCCATTGTCCCAGCAGGCCAAGCTGCTTCGCGTGATCGAAACTCGGGAGTTCAGGCCGCTGGGTGGCACCGCCAACCTGCCTTTTGAGGCTCGCGTCATCGCGGCAACCAATTCCGATTTGGAATCAATGATCAATAAGCGCCAGTTTCGCGAAGATCTTTACTACCGCCTAAACGTACTGAAACTTGAGATTCCATCCTTAAATGAACGCAGGCAGGACATTCCGGAATTCATTGATTTTTTTCTTGGGAGAATTGACCATCAGGTCCGGTTCACAGATGGCGCCGTACGTAAACTTATGGCTCTGGACTGGCCGGGAAACATCCGGCAATTGAAAAATACCATTGAAAAAATCGTCCTCCTCTCCGAGGACAATCCCATTTCGTCAAAGAGTGTTCTCGCCCTGACCCATCAGCAGACTGACTCCGTTGATGATGTGTTTGACAACGTCGCAGGCCAGGTGATTGAACTTGTGTGTGATGACAAAATAGA
This genomic window contains:
- a CDS encoding sigma-54 dependent transcriptional regulator, encoding MNLKVNQESLHDVMIIGSSLKMKKIMNMIYRIAPSSLPVLITGPTGCGKEVIASVVHLIGGDPDLPFVDLNCAAIPETLIESLLFGHERGVFTGAMGKHQGYLSIASNGTLFLDEIGELPLSQQAKLLRVIETREFRPLGGTANLPFEARVIAATNSDLESMINKRQFREDLYYRLNVLKLEIPSLNERRQDIPEFIDFFLGRIDHQVRFTDGAVRKLMALDWPGNIRQLKNTIEKIVLLSEDNPISSKSVLALTHQQTDSVDDVFDNVAGQVIELVCDDKIERMEAALIRRALMKAEGNKSRAARFLSVHRKYIERKAKTLNVI
- a CDS encoding IS110 family transposase, whose product is MAKNTGKKSKSGIENLNAIHPNAAGIDIGATEIYIAVPGDRSDDPVKCFDTFTDDLHDAARWLKSCDIDSIAMESTGVYWIPVFQILDAYGFEVILVNARHVKNVPGRKTDVQDCQWLQYLHSVGLLRGSFRPAQDICAVRSLLRHRDNLVKSASSHIQHIQKSLTQMNLQIHNVISDITGVTGMAIIDAILAGERNPKKLAELKDRRIKATKQTIVKSLTGDYRREHLFTLEQTVQSYRNYRQLIMDCDVEIENHLKEFESRIYIDDIKPPPGKKGGRKPKANTPNFDVKTHMHRILGTDLTLIDGISELTAHVVFTEVGPDLSQFKTVGHFCSWLGLCPNNKISGGKVLSSHTRPGSNRLAHALRLSANSLWKSKSYLGDYFRRMRARHGAPKAITSTAHKLARIIYHLIKNKKAFDDSVFSEQEKTHQKRLKKRVINRKYSG
- a CDS encoding IS1634 family transposase, with the protein product METVTVERIDHLGIVAGVIKDLKIIEMIDSRIPKDEKENISAGEAIAGMVLNGLGFSNRPLSLTPQFFENKPLDVLFRPRVKASDFNHYKLGRSLDDAVDYGSELLFNEISSSACRSESIHLLFNHLDTSSFSLTGEYLPDSDAHAIKITHGYSKDHRPDLKQAVLELMVSQDGGIPILCKCWDGNASDNTVFKERSSELIR
- a CDS encoding IS66 family transposase, producing the protein MHQKALLREERLKQEIKEKDGQIRDLKNRLFGKKSEKKTSKTEKTDPKTNKDKRPRGQQPGSEGHGLTERPDLPVVEEKACFPENPVCPCCGLPYALDENTGPETQIIEVEVKAYTRRIVRQTGTKICSCKGVPQALTAPIPPKLMPKSPYGISIWTDVLLNKFHYCQPTNRLLNQYGELGLPISAGTISGGLKNLKELFQPIYNRLYLQQMTEDRFHQDESIWKVFEKIIGKIGNKWWLWVSRSESVVYFMIAQGRGADVPISYFENTRKSKIIVICDRYSAYKALANKMPFIILAFCWAHVRRDFLDAARKYPELEEWTFSWIEKIGELYHINNLRCASFNKAFPVEWQSESFKKQHESLIQKMNEMTQDRNAFIESHDPDNPNLTVLSNAKYKIMKSLKNHWDGLSVFVEHPEVPMDNNKGENAIRNPVTGRKNFYGSGSVWSAQLAAMMFSLFKTLDLWGLNCHHWLNSYLNACAVNHGKAPEELSQFLPWEMDEARLDKLSKPIDTS
- a CDS encoding Druantia anti-phage system protein DruA; protein product: MKKDGVICLPPSTRKKRPDRRIKLTSATDPQHRIVCPVHRLAELNSQIVTRATSALWNEYIERYHYLGHKPLPGAQLRYFITAGEQIVALAGFGAAAWQTAPRDQFIGWTHDQRKANLHLIVNNARFLILPWIQSKNLASKILSLITHRLPNDWHNKYNIRPVMLETFVQKDRFAGTCYKAANWQIVGETKGRGKLGANPKKGTVIVPIKDVWVYPLDQNFKALLK